The following proteins are encoded in a genomic region of Nicoliella spurrieriana:
- a CDS encoding NAD(P)H-hydrate dehydratase: MKYINQATLKQTIRVRPDNSFKGTYGHITLVGGNANFGGAIIMATMAAVYSGAGLVTTLTDPANKTSIHAQLPEAMVADYHNVDTLTSSVQGADVIVIGCGLGTDAEALAVLKTVFKTVTPEQLLIIDGSAITMVATEHLSLPDARIILTPHQIEWQRLSGIKLADQSDVARNQTVRDQLNAIVVLKSHRTQVYTKDDVYENTAGTPAQATGGMGDTLAGMVGGFVAQFANKENAVAAAVYAHSAIADQLAQNQYVVLPHQIIHHIPQFMKQNEADK, from the coding sequence ATGAAATATATTAATCAAGCAACTTTAAAACAAACCATTCGCGTTAGACCCGATAATAGCTTTAAGGGGACGTATGGTCACATTACCCTAGTGGGCGGGAACGCAAACTTTGGTGGCGCCATTATCATGGCCACCATGGCTGCCGTTTACTCTGGTGCGGGGCTCGTTACCACGTTAACTGATCCGGCCAACAAAACTAGCATTCACGCCCAACTTCCGGAGGCAATGGTCGCTGATTATCATAACGTAGACACATTGACGAGTTCAGTTCAAGGGGCCGATGTAATCGTAATTGGTTGCGGATTAGGGACGGATGCTGAAGCTCTTGCAGTCCTGAAAACCGTTTTTAAGACCGTTACGCCCGAGCAATTGCTAATTATTGATGGGTCTGCAATTACAATGGTGGCAACCGAGCACCTATCGTTGCCAGATGCCCGCATCATTTTGACCCCCCATCAAATCGAATGGCAACGCTTGTCTGGAATTAAATTGGCAGACCAAAGTGATGTCGCTAGGAATCAGACTGTTCGTGATCAATTAAACGCCATTGTGGTGCTAAAATCACACCGCACCCAGGTTTACACTAAGGATGACGTCTATGAAAATACCGCTGGGACCCCTGCCCAAGCTACTGGTGGGATGGGTGATACACTAGCTGGAATGGTGGGCGGCTTCGTTGCCCAATTCGCTAATAAGGAAAATGCGGTCGCTGCTGCAGTCTACGCCCATAGTGCGATTGCTGACCAACTAGCTCAAAATCAATACGTGGTATTACCGCACCAAATTATCCATCACATTCCACAGTTCATGAAGCAAAACGAAGCGGATAAATAA
- a CDS encoding putative polysaccharide biosynthesis protein, with protein MQETQREEAVQGLTDTDKGSQETMLKGSAWMTGGSILSRILGAVYIIPWRIWFAGFFFQANALYVQGYNVYGVLLIAAIAGIPSAVAKQVAHYNTLNEYGVGFKLYKRGLLLSISTGIIFALLLYFAAPLLDNGDPNVIPVMRALSWAILVIPTMSLTRGFFQGYQDMAPSAISQFVEQLVRVLYMLITALLIMHLGVIKGDWITAVSQSTFAAFMGAVAGLLVLGYYYFKRRHYYRSLVANSNHQLEVKTIQLYKEIIQQAVPFIILGAGVLIFQLIDQFTFFDLMRVFRNYPEVVLQKLFAIYAGNANKLVMITISLASALAITVVPLLSRAYTNNDHDGIRREIINGLILFEFIMIPSALGMAAIAGPLNRLFNGTGYGHLSANVLSFYSIVSIILGLFTVISAIMQGIYQNKLAVKYFIIGTIVKIICQVPAIALFGTFGPLVATSIGFIVTNGLILNSLTKQFHISYRLVVKRTNQILLFSILTYLTALISVFAFNWGLGHFMDIHSTIGSGVVTAIAVVLGGGVYIYATLKTRLADQIVGARVARIRNQLHIK; from the coding sequence ATGCAAGAGACGCAACGCGAAGAAGCGGTTCAGGGATTAACTGATACTGATAAGGGTTCGCAAGAAACGATGCTCAAGGGCTCTGCTTGGATGACCGGTGGGAGCATTCTATCGCGAATCTTGGGGGCGGTTTATATCATTCCCTGGCGCATCTGGTTCGCTGGATTCTTCTTCCAAGCTAACGCCCTATACGTGCAGGGATACAATGTGTATGGAGTCTTGTTAATTGCAGCAATTGCTGGAATTCCTTCCGCGGTGGCTAAACAGGTGGCGCACTATAACACCTTAAATGAATACGGGGTCGGCTTTAAATTATACAAGCGGGGGCTGTTGCTATCGATTAGTACTGGGATTATATTCGCATTGCTTTTGTACTTTGCGGCACCACTATTGGATAATGGTGATCCAAACGTAATTCCAGTTATGCGGGCACTTTCTTGGGCGATTTTAGTCATTCCGACCATGAGTTTGACCCGCGGGTTCTTTCAAGGTTATCAAGATATGGCCCCATCAGCAATTTCACAGTTCGTCGAACAATTGGTCCGGGTCTTATACATGTTGATAACAGCGCTTTTGATTATGCATCTAGGGGTCATTAAGGGAGATTGGATTACAGCAGTTTCACAGTCGACCTTTGCAGCTTTTATGGGGGCGGTAGCCGGATTACTAGTGCTCGGGTACTACTATTTCAAGCGCCGTCACTACTACCGGAGCTTGGTTGCTAATAGTAATCACCAACTAGAGGTTAAAACGATTCAATTATACAAAGAAATTATTCAACAAGCCGTTCCATTCATTATTTTGGGTGCTGGGGTGTTGATTTTTCAATTAATTGATCAATTTACGTTCTTCGACTTGATGCGGGTGTTCCGTAATTATCCAGAAGTAGTGTTACAAAAGCTATTTGCTATTTATGCGGGGAATGCTAATAAGCTGGTCATGATTACCATTTCCCTCGCCTCTGCCCTAGCAATTACGGTGGTACCACTACTTTCCAGAGCCTATACCAATAACGACCACGATGGAATTAGACGTGAAATTATCAATGGATTGATTTTATTTGAATTTATTATGATTCCATCGGCACTGGGGATGGCAGCAATTGCTGGGCCATTGAACCGGCTCTTTAACGGGACCGGCTACGGACACTTATCGGCGAATGTGCTTTCATTTTACTCGATCGTTTCCATTATTCTAGGGTTGTTCACCGTTATTTCTGCCATTATGCAGGGAATTTACCAAAATAAATTAGCGGTGAAGTACTTCATTATTGGAACGATCGTTAAAATTATTTGTCAGGTTCCAGCGATTGCATTATTCGGCACCTTTGGCCCGTTAGTGGCTACTTCTATTGGCTTTATCGTTACTAACGGATTGATTCTTAATTCATTGACGAAGCAATTTCACATTAGTTATCGGTTAGTGGTAAAACGAACGAACCAGATTTTATTATTCTCGATTTTGACCTACTTAACAGCATTGATCAGTGTCTTTGCATTTAACTGGGGACTGGGACACTTTATGGATATTCATTCCACGATTGGCAGTGGGGTTGTAACTGCAATCGCAGTTGTTTTAGGTGGTGGCGTGTATATTTACGCGACGCTTAAGACCCGCTTGGCTGATCAAATTGTGGGGGCCCGGGTTGCTCGAATTCGGAATCAGCTTCATATTAAATAG
- the leuS gene encoding leucine--tRNA ligase: MPYDHTDVEKKWQRYWDKHHTFATGEDQDKEKYYVLDMFPYPSGKGLHVGHPEGYTATDIMARMARMKGKNVLHPMGWDAFGLPAEQYAMKTGHHPGKFTEENIGVFKKQIKSLGFSYDWDREINTTDPDYYKWTQWIFEQLYKKGLAYEDEIEVNWAPDLMGGTVVANEEVINGKTERGDFPVYRVPMRQWVLRITAYADRLIDDLDDLDWPESIKEQQRNWIGRSVGASVDFKVKDHEDKKIEVFTTRPDTLFGATYMVLAPEHKLVDEITTPDQKQAVEDYRKQVSTKSDLERTDLNKNKSGVFTGAYGINPINGEAVPIWIGDYVLISYGTGAIMAVPAHDDRDYEFATKFDLPIKPVIEGGDVAKEAYTGDGKHINSGFLDGMDKKTAIAAAIDWLTEHDAGHKKVNYRLRDWIFSRQRYWGEPIPVIHWEDGETTLVPEDELPLKLPNTDNLKPSGTGESPLANVSDWVNVVDKNGRKGKRETNTMPQWAGSSWYYIRYIDPHNNKQIADSEKMNYWLPVDLYVGGAEHAVLHLLYARFWHKVLYDLGVVPTKEPFQKLVNQGMILGTNHEKMSKSKGNVINPDDIVNEYGADTLRLYEMFMGPLTEAKPWSTEGIKGSYRWLNRVWRLFLDDNNHLRDRVTTIDDGKLDKVYNETVKIVTNDMERMRFNVAISQLMVFINEAYKADSLPFKYVEGFIKMLSPIAPHIAEEMWSKCGHDESIAYESWPTYDESMLVEDTVQIVVQVNGKVRAHIKASKDASKDAVEKQALADAKVKEFTDGKTIRKVIVVPGKIVNIVAN; the protein is encoded by the coding sequence ATGCCTTACGATCATACAGATGTGGAAAAGAAATGGCAACGTTACTGGGATAAGCATCATACTTTTGCAACCGGTGAAGATCAAGATAAAGAAAAGTACTATGTTTTGGATATGTTCCCTTATCCATCAGGGAAGGGCCTGCATGTTGGGCATCCAGAAGGATATACTGCAACTGATATTATGGCCAGAATGGCACGGATGAAGGGCAAAAATGTTTTACATCCAATGGGGTGGGATGCATTTGGATTGCCAGCTGAACAATATGCAATGAAGACTGGTCATCATCCTGGTAAATTTACCGAAGAAAACATCGGGGTCTTCAAAAAACAAATTAAGTCATTAGGATTTTCATATGATTGGGATCGCGAAATTAACACGACTGATCCTGACTATTACAAGTGGACTCAATGGATTTTCGAACAACTCTATAAGAAGGGCCTGGCTTACGAAGACGAAATTGAAGTTAACTGGGCACCTGATTTAATGGGTGGAACCGTGGTTGCCAACGAAGAGGTGATCAACGGAAAGACTGAACGGGGTGATTTCCCAGTCTACCGGGTCCCAATGCGGCAATGGGTCCTACGGATTACTGCATATGCCGACCGTTTGATCGATGACTTGGATGATTTGGATTGGCCTGAAAGCATCAAGGAACAACAACGGAATTGGATTGGCCGTTCAGTTGGTGCTAGTGTTGACTTTAAGGTCAAGGACCATGAAGATAAAAAGATTGAAGTCTTTACCACCAGACCGGATACATTGTTTGGAGCTACCTACATGGTGTTAGCACCAGAACATAAATTAGTGGATGAAATTACTACGCCCGATCAAAAACAAGCTGTTGAAGACTACCGCAAGCAAGTTTCGACCAAGTCCGACTTGGAAAGAACTGATTTGAACAAAAACAAGAGTGGGGTCTTTACTGGAGCATATGGAATTAACCCCATTAACGGTGAAGCAGTTCCAATTTGGATTGGTGATTATGTCTTGATTTCATACGGAACCGGTGCCATTATGGCGGTTCCTGCTCACGATGATCGTGATTATGAATTTGCTACTAAGTTTGATTTACCAATTAAACCCGTGATTGAGGGTGGTGACGTTGCTAAGGAAGCCTACACTGGTGATGGAAAGCACATTAATTCCGGCTTCTTGGATGGCATGGATAAAAAGACCGCCATCGCTGCTGCAATTGATTGGTTAACTGAACACGATGCTGGCCATAAGAAGGTTAACTACCGGCTCCGTGACTGGATTTTCTCCCGGCAAAGATATTGGGGTGAACCAATTCCAGTTATCCACTGGGAAGATGGTGAAACCACTTTAGTTCCTGAAGATGAGTTACCATTAAAACTACCAAATACCGATAATCTAAAACCATCCGGAACCGGTGAAAGCCCACTAGCCAATGTTTCTGACTGGGTCAATGTGGTGGATAAGAATGGTCGGAAGGGTAAACGTGAAACCAATACGATGCCACAATGGGCTGGAAGTTCATGGTATTACATTCGCTATATCGATCCACATAATAATAAGCAAATTGCGGATTCTGAAAAGATGAACTACTGGCTACCAGTCGACCTCTACGTCGGTGGTGCAGAACATGCTGTATTGCACTTGTTGTACGCTCGATTCTGGCATAAAGTCCTTTATGACTTGGGCGTAGTTCCGACTAAGGAACCATTCCAAAAGTTAGTTAACCAAGGGATGATTTTAGGAACCAACCACGAAAAGATGTCCAAGTCCAAGGGAAATGTAATTAACCCAGATGATATCGTTAATGAATACGGTGCTGATACCCTTAGACTCTATGAAATGTTTATGGGTCCATTGACCGAAGCAAAGCCATGGAGTACCGAAGGAATTAAGGGTTCATACCGTTGGTTGAACCGGGTATGGCGCCTCTTCTTAGATGATAATAACCATCTTCGTGATCGGGTAACGACCATCGATGATGGGAAGCTGGATAAGGTCTACAATGAAACCGTTAAGATTGTTACTAATGATATGGAACGGATGCGTTTCAATGTCGCTATTTCACAATTGATGGTCTTCATTAATGAAGCCTACAAAGCCGACAGTTTACCATTTAAGTATGTGGAAGGCTTTATTAAAATGCTTTCACCAATTGCGCCCCACATTGCAGAAGAAATGTGGAGTAAGTGTGGGCATGATGAATCAATTGCATACGAATCATGGCCTACCTATGATGAAAGCATGCTAGTTGAAGACACGGTCCAAATCGTAGTGCAAGTTAACGGTAAGGTTCGTGCACACATCAAGGCATCTAAGGATGCATCTAAGGATGCAGTTGAAAAACAAGCATTAGCTGACGCAAAAGTGAAGGAATTTACCGATGGGAAGACGATTCGAAAGGTGATTGTAGTCCCTGGTAAAATTGTTAACATCGTTGCAAACTAA
- a CDS encoding class I SAM-dependent methyltransferase: MKSALAYSHTLLQSVVQAGDVVVDATVGNGHDTEFLANLVGPSGRVYGFDVQQLAIDNTTARLKNSNLLSRVRLFHQGHEQIEQVLAKDVQIKGAMFNLGYLPGGDHQMITNGATTIKAIKACLTRLTPSGIIGIVLYYGHPGGLTEKNAVMKFANQLPQKQFTVLQYQFINQVNEPPILLAIQKR, translated from the coding sequence ATTAAATCAGCATTAGCTTATAGTCACACGCTATTACAATCAGTTGTCCAAGCTGGTGATGTCGTTGTTGATGCCACAGTTGGCAACGGACATGATACTGAATTTTTAGCAAATTTAGTGGGGCCTTCCGGGCGGGTATACGGATTTGACGTCCAACAACTAGCCATCGACAATACCACCGCCCGCCTAAAAAATAGTAACCTTTTAAGCCGGGTCCGGTTATTTCATCAGGGCCATGAACAAATTGAGCAAGTTCTTGCCAAGGATGTTCAAATCAAGGGGGCCATGTTTAACTTAGGGTACCTCCCAGGTGGCGACCACCAAATGATTACAAATGGGGCCACTACAATTAAAGCAATTAAAGCATGCCTAACCCGCCTGACGCCATCCGGAATTATCGGAATCGTTTTATACTATGGCCACCCCGGCGGATTGACTGAAAAAAACGCCGTGATGAAATTTGCTAACCAACTACCCCAAAAACAATTCACGGTGTTACAGTATCAATTCATCAACCAAGTCAATGAACCCCCCATTTTATTAGCAATTCAAAAAAGATGA
- a CDS encoding MDR family MFS transporter yields the protein MNNLDNNETNRLIVTIALFMGTFLSAIEGTIVSTAMPTIVGELKGVSLMNWVFSIYLLTSSIATPIYGKLSDQIGRKRVLMSGLGVFTIGSLLSGLATSMPSLIIWRAIQGIGAGVILPVAYAIIADIYPFAKRSKVIGLNGAAWGISAVIAPLFGGFIVDTFNWRWIFFLNVPIGLIIMGMIMLALESDSERKHANIDYLGIVYLVVIILSIMFMIQLIGDRQVRLSRIAFWFVALFVSFILFIRHEHSFPEPIIPMGMFRHRSFVAQNLVTFFISGFVMCIEVYVPNWIQGLMGMKASMAGLAITPSSILWFGGSIISGWLIIRLHSRDVTTVGICLVLAGAIGFIMMPQTASFNRLVLVASVCGLGFGIATTNPTVVIQDKVKDENVGAATSFNVLCRTLGQTMFIVIFGIFMNTSLRVGTLQVSGTSVKMINKLMNPEAAETLPAKLIPNLKDILYNALHNVFLVGFIIVGLALIINVFYRKKDVA from the coding sequence ATGAACAACTTAGATAATAATGAAACAAATCGGTTAATTGTTACAATTGCATTGTTTATGGGAACCTTTTTAAGTGCAATTGAAGGAACGATTGTTTCAACTGCGATGCCCACAATTGTTGGTGAGTTAAAAGGGGTTTCATTGATGAACTGGGTGTTTTCCATTTATTTATTGACCAGTTCGATTGCCACCCCCATATATGGAAAATTATCTGACCAAATTGGCCGAAAACGAGTGCTAATGTCTGGATTAGGGGTTTTTACGATTGGATCCCTGTTATCTGGTTTGGCCACTAGTATGCCTAGTTTAATTATCTGGCGTGCAATTCAAGGAATCGGTGCAGGGGTGATCCTACCGGTAGCATACGCAATCATTGCTGACATATATCCGTTTGCTAAACGGTCTAAGGTGATTGGATTGAATGGTGCTGCATGGGGGATTTCAGCAGTTATTGCACCACTATTTGGTGGTTTTATCGTTGATACTTTTAATTGGCGTTGGATATTTTTTCTGAACGTGCCAATTGGCTTAATTATTATGGGCATGATCATGCTTGCACTCGAATCAGATTCGGAACGTAAACATGCTAATATTGATTATTTAGGTATTGTGTATTTAGTTGTGATTATATTATCAATTATGTTTATGATTCAATTGATTGGCGATCGTCAGGTAAGGCTATCAAGGATTGCATTTTGGTTCGTAGCCCTGTTCGTTAGTTTTATTTTATTTATTAGGCATGAACATTCATTTCCTGAACCGATTATTCCAATGGGCATGTTTAGGCATCGCTCATTCGTTGCCCAAAATCTAGTCACCTTTTTTATTAGTGGCTTTGTGATGTGTATTGAAGTCTACGTGCCAAACTGGATTCAGGGGTTAATGGGCATGAAGGCCTCAATGGCGGGACTAGCGATTACCCCTAGTTCGATTTTATGGTTTGGAGGATCGATTATTTCAGGATGGTTAATCATAAGATTACATTCACGAGATGTCACAACGGTCGGCATTTGCCTGGTGTTAGCGGGCGCAATTGGCTTTATAATGATGCCCCAAACAGCTTCATTTAACCGATTAGTGTTAGTGGCTTCGGTTTGTGGTCTGGGCTTTGGAATTGCAACGACGAATCCAACGGTAGTAATTCAAGATAAGGTGAAGGATGAAAACGTGGGCGCAGCGACTTCGTTCAACGTCCTTTGTCGCACATTAGGGCAAACGATGTTTATCGTTATTTTCGGTATTTTTATGAATACTTCATTACGAGTGGGGACCCTTCAAGTATCTGGGACTTCCGTTAAGATGATCAATAAATTAATGAACCCAGAGGCTGCTGAAACCCTTCCGGCAAAGTTAATTCCAAATCTAAAGGACATTTTATATAATGCTTTACACAACGTTTTTCTAGTGGGATTCATCATTGTAGGATTAGCTTTGATTATTAATGTTTTCTATCGCAAAAAAGATGTAGCATAG
- the metK gene encoding methionine adenosyltransferase, whose amino-acid sequence MREKHLFTSESVSEGHPDKIADQISDAILDAMLTKDPDARVACETSVTTGLVLVFGEISTTAYVNIQKVVRDTIRRIGYTNSSLGFDADTCAVMVAIDEQSPDIAQGVDDALESREGSDEDVLSKIGAGDQGIMFGYAIDETPELMPLPISLSHKLMRKTAELRKNGTISYLRPDAKAEVTVEYDDNDKPLRVDTVVISTQHSPEVSLDQIRTDIISKVVKAVIPESLLDDKTKYFINPTGRFVIGGPQGDAGLTGRKVIVDTYGGAAHHGGGAFSGKDATKVDRSASYAARYIAKNIVAAGLAHKVEIQLAYAIGVAEPVSISIDTYGTSDISEADLTAAVRKTFDLRPAGIIKMLDLKRPIYEPTAAYGHFGRTDVDLPWEHTDKVAELKKLLNK is encoded by the coding sequence ATGAGAGAGAAACATTTATTTACCTCGGAATCCGTTTCCGAAGGCCATCCAGATAAAATTGCAGATCAAATTAGTGATGCAATTTTAGATGCAATGTTGACCAAGGATCCCGACGCCCGGGTTGCTTGTGAAACTTCAGTTACGACTGGATTAGTGTTAGTATTTGGTGAAATTTCTACCACTGCGTACGTTAATATCCAAAAGGTGGTTAGAGATACCATCAGACGGATTGGGTATACAAACAGCTCGTTAGGTTTTGATGCTGATACCTGTGCTGTAATGGTGGCAATTGACGAACAATCACCAGATATTGCCCAAGGGGTTGATGACGCTCTTGAAAGTCGTGAAGGCTCAGATGAAGATGTCTTAAGTAAGATTGGAGCGGGTGATCAGGGAATTATGTTTGGGTATGCAATTGATGAAACACCCGAATTGATGCCCTTACCAATTTCACTTAGTCATAAATTAATGCGTAAGACTGCTGAACTGCGAAAAAATGGTACGATTTCATACCTCAGACCTGATGCTAAGGCCGAAGTAACAGTTGAATATGATGATAATGACAAGCCACTGCGGGTTGATACCGTTGTAATTAGTACCCAACACAGTCCCGAAGTTAGCTTAGATCAAATTAGAACCGATATTATCTCTAAGGTGGTTAAGGCTGTAATCCCGGAATCACTATTAGATGACAAGACTAAGTATTTTATCAATCCTACCGGTCGGTTCGTAATTGGGGGTCCCCAAGGAGATGCTGGATTAACCGGTCGAAAGGTAATTGTTGATACTTATGGAGGTGCCGCTCACCATGGTGGTGGTGCATTTTCTGGTAAGGATGCGACTAAGGTGGACCGCTCCGCTAGTTATGCAGCTAGATACATTGCTAAAAACATTGTTGCAGCTGGATTAGCTCACAAAGTTGAAATTCAATTAGCCTATGCAATTGGGGTTGCTGAACCAGTATCAATTTCAATTGATACTTATGGCACCAGTGATATTTCGGAAGCTGACTTAACTGCGGCGGTCAGAAAGACCTTTGATTTGAGACCCGCTGGAATTATTAAAATGCTTGATTTAAAACGACCAATTTATGAACCCACTGCAGCTTATGGCCATTTTGGCCGGACCGATGTGGACCTACCATGGGAACATACCGATAAGGTTGCTGAATTAAAAAAGTTATTAAATAAATAG
- a CDS encoding peptidylprolyl isomerase: protein MIKYPQLETDKENGPYATIVTDKGDIKIKLFPDQAPNTVKNFIELANANYYDHCNFHRVINDFMIQTGDPTGTGNGGESIWHHPFEDEFSDQLYNLRGAVSMANAGPNTNGSQFFIVQNKKTNPEILNQLKEANFPSEIITAYKQLGGTPWLDFRHTVFGQVVSGMNVVDQIATVPVDAADSPRDDVLINQIKISE from the coding sequence ATGATTAAGTACCCACAATTAGAAACTGATAAGGAAAATGGCCCCTATGCAACCATCGTAACTGATAAGGGCGATATTAAAATTAAACTTTTTCCAGATCAAGCACCTAATACTGTTAAAAACTTTATTGAATTAGCTAATGCTAATTATTACGATCATTGTAATTTTCATCGTGTTATTAATGACTTTATGATTCAAACTGGTGATCCTACCGGCACTGGTAATGGTGGCGAAAGCATTTGGCACCATCCATTTGAGGATGAATTTTCTGATCAACTGTATAATTTGCGTGGTGCTGTTTCAATGGCGAATGCTGGTCCCAATACCAATGGAAGTCAATTCTTTATTGTTCAAAATAAAAAAACCAATCCTGAAATATTAAACCAGCTAAAAGAAGCTAATTTTCCTAGCGAAATTATTACTGCTTATAAACAGCTTGGTGGGACTCCATGGCTTGATTTTAGACATACTGTTTTTGGTCAAGTGGTTAGCGGGATGAATGTAGTGGATCAGATTGCTACAGTTCCAGTTGATGCTGCTGATAGTCCCAGGGATGACGTTTTAATTAATCAAATTAAAATTTCTGAATAA
- a CDS encoding VTT domain-containing protein — protein MTQLIDFTLNIDKHIINIVNTFGDWTYLILFLVILVETGAVILPFLPGDSLLFAAAALSANASYSLNIWIFIIIFLIASITGDSVNFLIGKKVGSRLLEAKWVQRIIKPEHIEKTNQFFNKHGAAAIFLARFMPIIRTLIPFVAATGKMSYKQFFTHNVPACFTWVFICCGAGFFFGNIPFIQAHFSAVIIGIILVSLIPAIVGLIREKINN, from the coding sequence TTGACACAACTAATCGATTTTACATTGAATATTGATAAACACATTATTAACATCGTCAATACATTTGGTGATTGGACCTACTTAATTTTATTCTTAGTCATTCTAGTTGAAACCGGAGCAGTAATCCTACCATTCCTTCCTGGGGACTCGCTGTTATTTGCGGCAGCAGCCCTATCAGCTAACGCTAGTTATTCATTAAATATCTGGATATTCATCATTATCTTTTTGATCGCATCAATTACCGGTGATTCAGTTAATTTCTTAATCGGTAAAAAAGTGGGCAGCCGGTTACTGGAAGCAAAATGGGTACAAAGAATCATTAAGCCAGAACACATTGAAAAAACTAACCAGTTTTTTAATAAGCATGGTGCAGCAGCCATCTTTCTTGCCAGATTCATGCCAATCATCCGAACGCTAATTCCGTTTGTAGCCGCCACCGGAAAGATGAGTTATAAACAGTTCTTCACCCATAACGTGCCAGCTTGCTTTACATGGGTATTTATCTGTTGTGGAGCCGGATTCTTTTTCGGAAACATTCCATTCATCCAAGCACATTTTTCAGCGGTAATCATTGGAATTATTTTAGTTTCATTAATTCCGGCAATCGTTGGCCTAATTAGAGAAAAAATAAATAACTAA
- a CDS encoding TIGR01906 family membrane protein: MISSWRDYLLCFWLELLILSLSIGFVINFTPLYWLDIHWMHLVRSTGVNANAIMDDYLRIINYLQNPFNDRLQFQSFKSSLDGLQHFKDVKNLILFNHAFTLFSGLILTLPLIRLFKQRQGWRLLVPLRVIMILMASLVTMALVNFQKSFIWFNQILFRNQDWIFNPNVDPIIKALPEAFFIQSFTVVVMLVMIMNGLLFWLSKRNLNN, encoded by the coding sequence ATGATTAGTAGTTGGCGTGATTATCTGCTTTGCTTTTGGTTGGAACTATTGATTTTAAGTCTATCGATTGGATTCGTGATTAATTTTACTCCGTTATATTGGCTAGATATTCACTGGATGCACCTGGTTCGTTCGACTGGGGTAAATGCAAATGCAATTATGGATGATTACTTAAGGATTATAAATTATCTCCAGAATCCATTTAATGATCGATTGCAATTTCAATCTTTTAAGTCATCACTCGATGGACTGCAGCATTTTAAAGATGTTAAGAATCTGATTTTATTCAACCATGCGTTTACGTTATTTTCAGGATTGATTTTGACGTTGCCACTGATTCGATTATTTAAACAAAGACAGGGTTGGCGATTGTTAGTTCCGCTTAGGGTGATAATGATATTGATGGCATCGTTAGTCACCATGGCTTTAGTGAATTTTCAAAAAAGCTTTATTTGGTTTAATCAAATCTTGTTCAGGAATCAGGATTGGATTTTTAATCCGAATGTTGATCCCATTATTAAGGCATTGCCTGAGGCCTTTTTTATTCAATCCTTCACCGTGGTTGTAATGTTAGTAATGATTATGAACGGACTATTGTTCTGGCTTAGTAAACGGAATTTAAATAACTAA